A window of Solanum stenotomum isolate F172 chromosome 3, ASM1918654v1, whole genome shotgun sequence contains these coding sequences:
- the LOC125858476 gene encoding HVA22-like protein e encodes MSKLWALLTHLHALAGPVVMLLYPLYASVVAIESTSKLDDEQWLAYWILYSFLTLMEMLLQPILQWIPIWYEVKLGMVAWLVLPQFRGAAFIYNKFVREKLIKKYGSSYIHHKSQSPDGKIKNKIVDYITLKKGDH; translated from the exons ATGAGCAAATTGTGGGCATTGCTTACTCATCTACATGCTTTAGCCGG GCCAGTGGTGATGTTACTCTATCCTCT ATATGCATCAGTAGTAGCAATAGAGAGCACATCAAAGTTGGATGATGAACAATGGCTTGCTTATTGGATTCTATACTCTTTTCTTACTCTTATGGAGATGCTTCTTCAACCTATTCTACAAtg GATACCAATTTGGTATGAGGTGAAATTGGGAATGGTGGCATGGTTGGTTCTTCCCCAATTCAGAGGAGCTGCTTTTATCTATAACAAATTTGTGAGGGAAAAACTCATCAAGAAGTATGGATCTTCATATATCCACCACAAGTCTCAATCTCCAGATGGaaaaatcaaaaacaaaattgtgGATTACATCACCCTCAAGAAG gGAGATCATTAA